The Microtus pennsylvanicus isolate mMicPen1 chromosome 5, mMicPen1.hap1, whole genome shotgun sequence DNA segment gtttctctgtagcttttggttcctgtcctggaactagctcttgtagaccaggctggccttgaactcacagagatccgcctgcctctgcctcccaagtgctgggattaaaggcgtgcgccaccaccaaccggCTAGAACTGAATTTTTGATAGCTACAAAATGTCttgttggaatttttattttggttgCATTGACACTTAAGTCAAGTTAAGAAGAACATCTTaatgttattaaaattttgtttccaTGAGCACTATTTagatctttaatttctttcatacaACTTAGAGTTTATCTCATAGaactacatattttaatatatttatacctAAGTATTTCCCTTTTTTGATGCCAATGCCAATAAAAGCCTTTTAAggagaatttttttaagatttattttttcagtaattatgtgtgtgtgtggaggggtggtgtgtgtgtgcgtgtgtgtgtgtgtgtgtgtgcgcatgtgtgtgtgtgtgcgggagCCCAGAGagtctagaagagggtgttggctcccctggagctggagttatagtaATTGTGAGCTCCCCAACATCAGTGTTAGctaccaaatccaggtcctctgcaagatcagtacatgctcttaaccactgagccatctctccagttatgTGTGTTAGATATTAAATTCCGACTATTTGTTGCTAGTAAACAGGAAATCAAATAACTTGCAGACGATCTGTGTGTTCTACAACACTACAATAAATTAATAGTTCTAGAAATGTTTTTGTTGTCTGGCATTTTCTACATTGTAAACAAATACAGTGTGTTTTTCTTCCCAATCtgtgtgtcctttttttttcttgttctcttgcATAGGGTTAAGATTTCTAGTACAACATTGATAGGCGTGTGAGAGACAAACCTTGTCTTATTCTCAGTTTTGTAGGGAATCGTCCATTTGCCACCAATGAGTACGATGTTAGCTGTAGGCATTTTGCAGATATTCTTCACCAAGTTGAGGAAGTTCCACTTCATTCTTACCCCGCTAAgctttatctttctttgtttttgaggcagggtctcatgatgtagccctgactggaactcactgggaagactaagttggcctcagactcaaagagatcctcctggccctgcctcacaagtgctaggattaaagacatgaaccatCAGGCCTGACCCTTTTCGacgggtttgtttgtttgttttaaagtcaAGATTAGTTTTGAAGTTTTCACAAATGCCCTTTGttttagacagagtctttctatgtagcccaggctggcctcaaactttgatTCTTcatgcttcagcttcctgagaacTCGGACCACACATCCGGCTTcaaatcctttttttcttctatcaaCATGACCATGTGATGTGATGGCCTACATTAATGGATATCTATACATTGAAGCAGACTTTGTTGCTAGAAACAAATCCCACTTGGTTGTGATATAACTTTATTTTACACAAGGTGGATTCCACTTGTTGGTACTTAATGGGAGACCATTGTATCTGTGTCCCTGAGAGACCTAGTCTACAGTTTTCCTGTCCTGGGGTCTCTAGTAGGTTTTTCATGGGATCTGCAAAGTTATGCAGTAGATCAGCTGACATTTAGAAGGCCAACCCCCAGAGATTTACACATCTGATGGAGGTTAAGTTCACATAGGCATGGCCTGTGAAAAACACCGCTTTTTGAATGGCTGGCTGCCTCAAACTGCTCGTTCTCTTGTGCTTCCTCTCCAACTCAGCTTTGGGACTGGATTCCTTATATGTCAAGTACAATTTCCCTAGGTTCTGTTAGAAGGATGGCTTGTACTCTGGCAAATAAAACAGTGAAACCTTTTGACCCACACTGCAATAAAACAgcttgggaacctgttctctatCATTAACTTCCTGACAGGATGGTTTGGCCAAACTGAAATCCTTGTGGAGAAATCACAGGGGGAACTTTTACAAGGCAGAACGGCAGGTGTCTGGCCTTGCTAGAGCTAAGTCATTCAAAGATGTATGATGCCTTTGGGTGGTATTGCAGGTGTCTGGCCTTATCTTATAGTACTTCCAGAGATCACTATCACCTAACTGACTAACCACAGCCAGATGTTAGTAAGCACACTTTGGAAATGTAAAACAATGCACGTattctttacctttctttcctttgatctCTCAGTAGTTTCGTTTTCTCCCTTTGTAACCTATAGTGGCCACTTTAAGAGACTGCTGGAACCTCCTCACAGCTGCAGCTGTGATTAGCTACAAATGAGCTGATAAATTTTGCGAGGTATCTTCAAATAATGCCTGTGTCCCTGAGAACTGtccttgtagttttttttttttgttattgttgttgttttttttttttttagcactaaCAAGTTGTTAGtgaaagtgtgtgtatatatgcttgGGAATTTGTAACATTGGAAGGAATAAGATCGGAAGAATAAAGAATGTAGGATACAGAATGtaggaaaatgaagaagaaaaagaaaaggaaaaaagaatcagaattagagctaagaaattatagacaattagggcaagaaattaaaattaacgCAAAACAATAAAGACACATAGCTGGAACAGCAAACATGTGAGTCTTTCCCCTCAGATTAGAACTATCCTacactgggcggtggtgacgcacgcttttaatcccagcacttgggaggcagaggcaggcggatctctgtgagttcaaggccagcctggtctactcgagacagttccaggacaggctccaaagctacagagaaaccctgtctcaaaaatcaaaaaacaaacaaaagaactatcCTAAGATCCCTTTCACTATGCTACGGGCAAGCTGGGCTCAGATGGCTCGTCAGGTTTTCATTTTAAGACATTACTGGCTTCGTCAGAAAATTCGTATTcacttctttaaatgtttctcagacTCCATCACTGAAACAATCAGAGCCTATACTTATATTTGGAAAGTTACAAGGTATCAACTCAATAAATTTATGAATAGATATAGGAAAGAGATAGCTCAAAATAGCTCTCAAAATCCAACCCTGGTGACTACTTCCTCTTCAAGGCCACagctcccaatccttcccaaacaggaTCACCACGTGGGAACTAAGTATCCAAACCTAGGAAGTAATATGGAGGGCACCTCATTCAATCCACCACCTAGGGCTATTGCACTTACTGATTTCTTCTATAGATtttagaagattttatttttcaagaaactGGTACATAGCTGGGCTTGGAggtacacgtctttaattccagcacttgggaggcggcagaggcaagtggatctcttgagttcaaggccagcctgatcttagGTTCCAAGCCAACCAAggcacctagtgagaccctgtctccaaacattAACAAAAAGACAGGTACATTTTGTCAAATTTATAGACAGAGGGCTACTCAGAATGTTCCCTGATTATTCTTTAACTCATGGAATCAGTAGTGATGACCTCTCTCCAGGTCTGATATTagtgatttgttttttatttcctttttccctttctttgttcggctaggattttaaaatttttattcttgccgggcgatggtggcatacgcctttaatcccagcactcgggaggcagaggcaggcagatctctgtgagttcgagaccagcctggtctacagagctagttccaggacaggctccaaagccacagagaaaccctgtctcgaaaaacaaacaaaaaaaaattattcttcccAAAGAGCCGGCTTGGTTTTTATTGCTTTCTTACTATCAGTTTCattgatttctgttcttttttttttgttttttttttttttttgttttttcgagacagggtttctctgtgattttggagcctgtcctggaactagctctgtagaccaggctggtctcgaactcacagaaatccgcctgcctctgcctcccgagtgctgggattaaaggcgtgcgccaccaccgcccggcttgatttctgttctgaattttattattttcttttttccctgatgattttgaatttaatttgcctttatttttctagtttctttcgaaaaaaaaaatattattttatgtgtatagacccgtatgtatgtctgtgcttcaTCTgcgtgcctggtgctcacagaggtcaggagaaagtgtcgggtcccctggaactgaaccAAAATCTCTCCACAGCTGCTATCAGCAGCCCTGGCAGTGCATGGGCCTCCAAGTACAGAGGGGCCCTCTAGAGTTGGTGGGGAATCTAGCCCCAACCTTGGGGTCCCAAGGCCCACACCTCCGGTGACAGATGCCCAACAGCCAAAGCGGCGCTGACCTGCGGTCTCAGGCATTGCCGTCTTCTCCCCGACAACCAGAGAAGAGTGTCTGGAGGACACTGTTGAGGGCTGATGGATGTGAAGTAGAAGCAGAACTGAGCCAGGTTTAGAAACCCAGCATTCTTAGAATACCAGAAAACACAATTTCTAAGGAACAATGTGGGGAGAGCCACCCGGGGAATGTCACCATTACATTTCATCTCTTGTGGGCTACcatgcctttttgttttgcttgttttccaatatgggctctggggattcaaactctgaTCCTCAAGCTTACAGCAGTCCTCGGGTTTACACAGTCAGACCCATACATCAAACCATGGGACAGGAATACCATGAGtgcttcttttcattctttctttttgctttgttttaataatttatttttattttatgtgttccagtgttttgcctacatatatgtctgtgtgaggatgctggatcccctggaactggagttatgcagggtttctctataactgccctgactgtcctggaatttgctctgtagaccaggctggcctcaaactcacagagatgcacctgcttctgtctcctgagttatgggattaaaggcgtacaccagcAGCCCCTGGCtcattttttgaaatttatttttacgtgtatgtgtatttggcctgcatgtgtgtctgtaaacCCTGTGCATTCCCGGTGTctacagagcccagaagagggtgtcagaactcTAGAATTGTACTTAATGGTTTTGCATTGCCGTGTggatactaggaattgaacctgggtcctctggaagaacagtcagtttttgttgtttttttcttttttagttagtttgttttgtccacacaggatttctctgtataacagttttggcttccaggaactcactctgtagaccaggctggccttgaactcagaaatctgactgcctctgctactcagagtgctgggattaaaggtgtgcaccatcactgccctaCTCACAATCAGTGtttttaactgttgagtcatctcttcaacccctgctttttttttttaggcatgcatgtggtggacacacacacatgcgtgtgcatgcatgcacagttGTGTGGGGGTACCTGCAGAGCCCAGAGGAGAAAGCTGGATGGCCTGaagctgaagttataggtggttgttaGCTATTTAACGTGGGTACTGGAAACTAAACTAGCCTTCTGCgtgagcagcaagttctcttatgtgctgtctatctctccagcctcccacttTGAAACATTTACTGTTGGGAGGTATGCATTCCACAGCTTaggtgtgggggtcagaggacgacttcatggagttggttctctccttccatctttatgtaggttccaggggcggagctcaggttgtcaggagcGCCATTATCTGAGAAGCCATCTCACCGGCCCTCACTTGGCATCGCATCCTCTACCTTCAAAAgcaaagagagggagacaaagcAGAACTCAAGAACTTACAGAAAAGGATGCGCTGTAAAGGGCAATAGAGCTTTGCGTGTGTGAACTGTGTCTTCAGAGACTGTAAAGGTATTCCTGCACTCGAACGCCACGCTATCTTTGCCATGTGGCACTACACACGCATGGCTATCTCACGTCCATCCCACACAGTCAGTGGAGCTCCACGTCCCTGTAGTCACCTGCGGGTCCTAAGGTCAGAAGCATCCAATCTCTGCCCCTTAGCTGGGTGTGGGAGGATTAGCAGGCAGCAGAGTTCAGGGCCCgcccccccccacttcccctaGTGAGAACCTTTCCACAAAGCCCTGCCCACACACTCCCCCTTTGCCTTTCACACCAGGTCTGCAAAATTAAAGTCACCTAAGGCGATTTCTGACAACCTGAATCACCTTTACACAGCTGCTTGGATGCCACACCTGGTAGGAGGAGTACTGatagaataaaatagaagaaaaccaAAGGTCACCACCCTTTAAGCATGAACTGTGCTTAAGTGAGGGAGCCTTGTGACTCTCTCAGCAAGACTCTAGCTGAGCCGAAATGGACAAGGCTGAGCAACCCCTGCACCCAGTCCCAGGATGAAACCAGTTTAGCCAGGGAAAGATCACCTCTGCTCCCTGTATCTACCTCTGAGCATTAGATCCTGTGACGGGACCCCATGGATGCGGCTGGGGCCCCCTGCTCCAGGTGAGTGTGCCTTTCAGGGGAAACTTTCCAAAGGAGTGGGCTCACTTCGAGAGCCTGTCCTGGGCTGCTGATTAAAACCCATCTTCTATTGCAACTCTGCCTGCCCATACACCCCCAACCTCAAGCTGGGTCATTTATGAGTCTGCTCCCGACAAGGAACTCAGACCCAGGCCCTGGTGCCTGTGGTCCGGAAAGGACTTACCAAGGTGTGCTACACGGGCTTGGAGTGCAGAACTTAGGAACTCTGCCAGGGCCAGGCCTATCTGCTCACTACGTCCTAGGCGAGCTGTGCTAGAGCGCTATCAAAGGGACAAAGGAGAGCACAGACCCGTGTAGAGACCTTAACTGGCTTTATCCGGTGCTAGAGCGCTATCAAAGGGACAAAGGAGAGCACAGACCCGTGTAGAGACCTTAACTGGCTTTATCCAGTGTGGCCAGGCGTGTGAAAGGAAGGACGCAGAAAAGCTAGATGTGGAGTGGTCCACTTCACCACTAGCAGTTAGAAATTAGAAGCATATTGTCCTGGGGCTCCCTGTGGAGAATGTGCGAGGCTCGAGGGGTGCTTTGGAGGTTTGGGGACAGATCTCTTGCAGGTCACATCAGTAATAACTCTGCTCATTCCCAGCCGGGAGGCGCTGGCAAGGGAGCTGATTCTGGCCGCACTAGAAGACTTGAGCCAGGAGCAGCTAAAGCGCTTTCGCCACAAGCTGCGGGATGCGCCCCTGGATGGCCGGAGCATCCCTTGGGGGCGACTGGAGAACTCAGACGCCGTGGACCTCGTCGACAAGCTGACCCAGTTTTATGGGTCAGAGCCAGCGGTGGATGTGACCCGAAAGATCCTGAAGAAGGCGGATGCTCGAGATGTGGCGGTGCGGCTCAAGGCGCAGCAGCTGCAGCGTAAGCTGGGTTGGGTTGGATGGGGCGGAATCAGTTGAGATTTACTCCGTCCTCTCCACCACCACATGAAGCTGTGCTACTCCAGAGAACgagcctaaataaataaataaataaatataaaataaaataaaataaaaaaaatcgtGCCCGGGGCGGGGGACTGTTCCAGAGACTTCCAGGGAAATGCCTTGCCCCATCCCTCATGCTCATTGAGCCTTATGTTGGGTTTTTCTTCCAGAACTCGGCCCCAGCTCAGTGGTTGTCTCCCTGTCGGGTAAGTTCGGCGGGACACACACTATTACTGCTTGGGGGGTCCTTGGGTGTGAGTGAGGTAGCTGGAGGAGGAAGCCATGACACAATAAAAGAAAGTGAGGCCAGGTTTAGACAGGCAGGGCGTTGGTTCCAGGGCGGCGGCAAGTCCATCCCTACCTTCCCCGGTCTCACACCTTACAGAGTACAAGAAGAAATACCGCGATCACGTGCTGCTACAGCACGCTAAGGTGAAGGAGAGAAACGCCCGCTCCGTGAAGATCAACAAGCGCTTCACCAAGCTGCTTATCGCTCCGGGGAGCAACGCCGTGGAGGATGAGCTGCTGGGGCCGTCGGAGGAGCCGGAGCCTGAGCGCGCGAGGCGCTCGGATACGCACACCTTTAATAAGCTCTTCCGGGGAGATGACGAGGGCCTGCGGCCGCTGACCGTGGTGCTACAGGGCCCGGCGGGCATTGGCAAGACCATGGCCGCCAAGAAAATCCTCTATGATTGGGCGGCCGGCAAGCTATACCACGGCCAGGTGGACTTCGCCTTCTTCATGCCGTGCGGCGAGCTGCTGGAGAGTCCGGGTACGCGCAGCTTGGCAGACCTGATCCTGGACCAGTGTCCGGACCGCAAGGCTCCGGTGCGGCAGATACTGGCGCTTCCCCAGCGCCTACTGTTTATCCTGGACGGTGCAGACGAGCTGCCTGCTGTTGGAGCCCCGGAGGCCGCCCCCTGCAAAGACCCTTTCGAGGCTACGAGTGGCTTGAGAGTGCTGAGAGGACTGCTGAGCCAGGAGCTGCTGCCCTTGGCTCGCTTGCTGGTGACTACACGCAATGTCGCCCCAGGGACTCTGCGGGGCAGACTGGGCTCGCCACAGTGCGCAGAAGTACGCGGCTTCTCAGACAAAGACAAGAAGAAGTATTTCTTCAAGTTCTTCAGGGACGAGAGGAAGGCAGAGCGCGCTTACCGCTTTGTGAAAGAGAATGAGACGTTGTTTGCGCTGTGCTTCGTGCCCTTCGTGTGCTGGATCGTGTGCACGGTGCTGCAGCAGCAACTGGAGTTGGGCCAGGATCTGTCTCGTACCTCCAAGACCACGACATCGGTGTACCTGCTCTTCATCGCCAGCATGCTGAAGTCTGCAGGCACCAATGGACCCCGGGTGCAGGGAGAACTGCGCACGCTGTGCCGTCTGGCCCGGGAGGGCATCCTGAAGCATCAAGCACAGTTCTCAGAAAATGACCTGGCGCAGTTGAAGCTTCAGGGCTCCCAAGTTCAGACATTGTTTCTCAGCAAGAAAGAAGTGCTGGGCGTTCTAGAAAAGGAGGTCACCTACCAGTTCATTGACCAGAGCTTCCAGGAGTTCTTGGCTGCATTGTCCTACCTACTGGAGGCTGAGGGGGCTCCAGGGGCACCTGCGGGAGGTGTGAAGATGCTCCTGAACTCTGACGCAGAGTTGCGTGGTCACCTTGCACTCACCACCCGCTTCCTCTTCGGACTGCTGAGTGCAGAAAGGGTTCGTGACGTTGAACGTTATTTTGGCTGTGTGGTGCCAGAACGCGTGAAACAGGACACCCTACGGTGGGTACAAGGACAGGGCCACCCCAAGGTGGCTCCAGTAGGGCCGGAAAAGAATGATGAGCTGGAGGACACTGAGGAAccagaggaggatgaggaggaccTCAACTTTGGACTGGAACTGTTGTACTGCCTGTATGAGACACAAGAGGATGCTTTTGTTCGCCAGTCTCTCACCAATCTTCCAGAGATAGTCCTGGAGCGAGTTCGGTTCACCCGCATGGACCTCGAGGTCCTGGGCTACTGCGTCCGGTGCTGCCCAGCTGGTCAGGCTCTGAAACTGGTCAACTGTGGGCTGGTGGAGgtaaaggagaagaagaaaaagagtctgATGAAGCGGCTGAAGGGGTGAGTCTAGAGGGCAAGGCTGTTCTCACCAGCGCAGTACGCGTGCCCGCTTGGGCTGGGAAACACGTCCACACCTGATGACCCACCCTTTGCAAGGTAgctgtctctcttcttccccagaGTGACCTCACCATGCCTTATGCAGATCAAGGCAACCTTCCCAGCACAGCCAACATAGCTCCAAGAAGCGACCTAGGCCCCTCCCTGATGCAGTTTCTCATACATTTTGGTATTCCATGTCCTCTGTATGCTGAGCCTTGTACCTCTGCCCAACGCTATTTGCTGTCTATCTTCAAAGTCTACCCTGACTTCACCACTTTGGTCCAACCGCTGGCCCCAAGGTACCGATTACACTATTCCATAGCCCAGCTCCACCAGATCCTAGGTTCCTACACAGACAATGACATTTGCTCTCTATGAACTAAGTTCTGTTCAATACCCATCCCAAGACTCACCATCTGTTGAGAGTATACACCAAGACAGTGGCAAGACCTGGTCCTAGCGACCTACAGGCCCACTCTTGGGTTTTGTTCAAGTTTGTTGTGGGGGATCGGGATGGGGAAACACAAGGGATGTGGGATAAGTGACAGAGTCGGTTCTGGAACCCTAGGACATTACAAAGGAAAAACTGAGTCCTTTCTAAAAAGGCCTGGAAGGAGCATTATGGTCATCAACCTTGTTTTTTCTCTCCCTACAGTTCTCAAAACACCACGAAACAACCCCCAGTCTCCCTGCTGCGTCCACTCTGTGAGGCCATGACGTCCCAACAATGTGGCCTGCGTATCCtgatgtgagtcaccatgcctcaGCATGGAGGGGATTCCAAGCTGGGTGCCCGGTACAGAGACAGAATTTGCCCTCTGAGGAAGGCTGGGAACATAGGAGGAGCTTAACCAGGTTCCATCACTATTAAGTTCTGGCAGAGGAAGGCTGTTGCTAGGCTTTGTGGGAAACGGGATGCCGCACAGCCTATGGGGAGAGACGGAAAAAGCAACAGTGTTTTCCTATGGAAGGAAGCTCCCTGGTGCTCTTGGAGACTACTGGGCCATCCCTTGGAAAGAAAGTGTTCAGAGGGGTCACCAGCTGGTACATCCTGACTCTCTGTACCCTTGAGCAAATCAGTCTGCCCATGCTTTGGTGTCCTCCCTGTAAGACATAACCAGCTGAGGgctgggatggctcagaggttaagagcactggctgcttttccaacagtcctgcgttcaattcccaccaactacttggtggctcacaaccatctgtatgcaggcatgcatgcagacagaacactgtatatataataaataaacaaatcctcttttaaaagaatataagtatatactcaaaataataataattttattattaagctGGGTAGTGGGAGCTcatacctttactcccagcactcaggaggcagaggcaggtgaatctttgagttcgaggccagactgggctacaaagtgagttccaggatgaccagggctacacagagaaaccctgtcttggaaatatatatatatatccagataATTTAATTCCACCTCGAGATTGATATAAGATTTACTGAGGCTCCATGGGTAGAGGTCTTACTTTTAGCTATCACTGTTGAGCAGAGAGTAAGGAAAGTTATAGGAATAATAGTGACAGGCCATGGTGAAGCAGATAGTCATGCATCAATAGAGGATGAGGTAGAAGGCTGGGTTTGTGGGGGGAAGGGTCCAGCAccctgaaaataaaacaaaagagccaAAAAGATTTGgcccagctgggcggtggtggcatatgcctttaatcccagcactcgggaggcagaggcaggcgaatctctgggagttcgaggccagcctggtctacaagagctagttccgggacaggcaccagagctacagagaaaccctgtctcgaaaaaccaaaaaaaaggccCAGAAAACAAAGTACATGAAGGTGATCTCCTCATGatttgtaatagaaaaaaaaaatctaaaatagtaAAGGTGCTCAACCATTGGGGATGACGGCCCATCTGAACCCACGGGGTATTTATGAAAAGCTATACATTTCTTGGCTGGTCATCAGGCTACAAGGGGATTGGTAGTTGGTTCAGCTGGAGGCGGAAAAGCGGTCAGGGGCTTGCAGACCAACCTACACACTTTTTGACCACAGCTTTTCACGCTGCAAACTACCTGATGCAGTTTGTCGAGACCTCTCTGAGGCCCTGAA contains these protein-coding regions:
- the Nlrp6 gene encoding NACHT, LRR and PYD domains-containing protein 6; translated protein: MDAAGAPCSSREALARELILAALEDLSQEQLKRFRHKLRDAPLDGRSIPWGRLENSDAVDLVDKLTQFYGSEPAVDVTRKILKKADARDVAVRLKAQQLQQLGPSSVVVSLSEYKKKYRDHVLLQHAKVKERNARSVKINKRFTKLLIAPGSNAVEDELLGPSEEPEPERARRSDTHTFNKLFRGDDEGLRPLTVVLQGPAGIGKTMAAKKILYDWAAGKLYHGQVDFAFFMPCGELLESPGTRSLADLILDQCPDRKAPVRQILALPQRLLFILDGADELPAVGAPEAAPCKDPFEATSGLRVLRGLLSQELLPLARLLVTTRNVAPGTLRGRLGSPQCAEVRGFSDKDKKKYFFKFFRDERKAERAYRFVKENETLFALCFVPFVCWIVCTVLQQQLELGQDLSRTSKTTTSVYLLFIASMLKSAGTNGPRVQGELRTLCRLAREGILKHQAQFSENDLAQLKLQGSQVQTLFLSKKEVLGVLEKEVTYQFIDQSFQEFLAALSYLLEAEGAPGAPAGGVKMLLNSDAELRGHLALTTRFLFGLLSAERVRDVERYFGCVVPERVKQDTLRWVQGQGHPKVAPVGPEKNDELEDTEEPEEDEEDLNFGLELLYCLYETQEDAFVRQSLTNLPEIVLERVRFTRMDLEVLGYCVRCCPAGQALKLVNCGLVEVKEKKKKSLMKRLKGSQNTTKQPPVSLLRPLCEAMTSQQCGLRILIFSRCKLPDAVCRDLSEALKVAPALRELDLLQCRLTEAGLRLLSDGLVWPTCQVQTLRMQMPNLQEAIQYLAILLQQSRVLTTLDLSGCQLPNYMVSCLCSALKHPNCCLKTLSLTSVELSDLSLRDLQAVKTSKPDLTILHPKLDTHPQPLKR